A part of Amphiprion ocellaris isolate individual 3 ecotype Okinawa chromosome 16, ASM2253959v1, whole genome shotgun sequence genomic DNA contains:
- the si:dkey-191g9.5 gene encoding rap1 GTPase-GDP dissociation stimulator 1 isoform X6 produces MRTNADKKKKRKNKQQEEGGTLATACRGRLDKSRPDRQPHFCFLRRLCLWNPTASITIHRKPIGLAMSSAYQQEQLVQSGVIPRLVSIMKEYPENDPLVNVCLLALCNLVDLDSAREALTELDVADVLITQLKRAPDAERRHVILEILGSLGESDTLKLQFAESGVPEALSEMIQGLQGGSDPHDLCSIKIASNLIVSLLLGGVFLCAYLSDESMQKCFGDGTGLVYQDVLSWLQSSNTQLQLSGALAIANFARNDSNCVKMLDLGVVPHILTLLEQHVDEGDVSVQHAGLSALRNLAIPATNKVRMLEDGVTERIKSLLRSDMPPVQFKLLGTLRMMVDGQEEAALVLGRDAVLLARIMEWCEAKDHAGVRGEASRLLAALIRHSRNPEVVRAVARADGVRHLICMATSEHVIMQNEALVALAIASAIDIESMKDPVREAELLHMLKKMLEDHTGAVEVKFSALGLICSLANSSAMKDELNTINMRESLIKLTDHSSEKLASQASSILTLLGDAS; encoded by the exons atgagaacaaatgcagacaaaaaaaaaaaaaggaaaaacaaacaacaagagGAGGGGGGAACCCTAGCCACAGCCTGCCGAGGCAGGCTTGACAAAAGTAGACCGGACCGGCAACCTCACTTCTGCTTCCTGCGCCGCCTCTGTCTCTGGAACCCGACGGCATCAATAACAATCCATAGAAAGCCCATTGGTCTGGCTATGTCCTCAG CATACCAGCAGGAGCAGTTAGTCCAGAGTGGTGTCATCCCTAGACTGGTGTCAATAATGAAGGAGTATCCAGAGAACGACCCGCTGGTCAACGTCTGCCTGCTGGCACTCTGTAACCTGGTGGACTTGG ACTCTGCAAGGGAGGCCCTGACAGAGCTGGATGTGGCAGATGTACTGATTACTCAGCTGAAACGTGCTCCTGATGCTGAGCGCAGAcatgtcattttggaaataCTGGGCTCACTGGGCGAGAGTG ATACACTGAAGCTGCAGTTTGCAGAGTCAGGAGTACCAGAGGCTTTATCAGAGATGATTCAGGGTCTGCAAGGAGGTTCTGACCCACATGACCTCTGCAGCATCAAGATTGCTTCCAACCTCATAGTATCCCTGCTTTTAGGAG gtgtgtttctgtgtgcgtATTTGTCAGACGAGTCTATGCAGAAGTGTTTTGGTGACGGAACGGGTCTGGTGTATCAGGATGTTCTGTCCTGGCTACAGAGCTCCAACACCCAGCTGCAGCTGTCAGGAGCCCTTGCCATTGCTAACTTCGCCAGGAACG ACAGTAACTGTGTGAAGATGCTGGATCTTGGTGTGGTTCCTCACATCCTGACCTTGTTGGAGCAGCATGTGGATGAAGGAGATGTGTCTGTTCAACATGCTGGACTGAGCGCGCTCAGAAACCTAGCCATTCCTG CCACCAACAAAGTGAGGATGCTGGAAGATGGGGTGACTGAGAGAATAAAGTCCTTGCTGCGCTCTGACATGCCACCAGTTCAGTTCAAACTGCTGGGTACACTGCGCATGATGGTGGATGGACAAG AGGAGGCGGCCTTAGTGCTAGGAAGAGATGCCGTGCTGCTAGCTCGTATCATGGAGTGGTGTGAAGCCAAAGACCATGCGGGAGTCCGAGGTGAAGCCAGTCGCCTTTTGGCTGCCCTTATCAGACACAGCCGCAACCCT GAAGTTGTCCGTGCAGTAGCCAGGGCGGATGGGGTTCGGCACCTTATATGTATGGCAACAAGTGAGCATGTCATCATGCAGAATGAAGCCCTGGTTGCCCTGGCGATAGCATCTGCCATTGACATTG AGTCAATGAAGGATCCGGTTAGGGAGGCAGAGTTGTTACACATGCTGAAGAAGATGCTGGAAGATCATACAGGAGCAGTCGAGGTCAAGTTCAGTGCTTTGGGTCTCATCTGCAGCCTCGCCAACTCCA GTGCGATGAAGGATGAGCTGAACACCATAAATATGAGGGAAAGCCTCATAAAACTGACAGATCATAGCAGCGAAAAACTTGCCTCGCAGGCCAGCTCCATACTGACACTTCTCGGTGATGCCAGCTAA